One Camarhynchus parvulus chromosome 26, STF_HiC, whole genome shotgun sequence genomic window carries:
- the MFSD4A gene encoding major facilitator superfamily domain-containing protein 4A isoform X1 gives MWWDERVSARFRRNLQPTLTYWSVFFSFGLCIAFLGPTLLDLRCQTQSSLSQITWVFFSQQFCLLLGSCLGGVFKRTLAQSLLALFASSLAISLVFAIIPLCHNVVVLAVVMAVAGLAMGCIDTISNMQLVKIYQKDSAIFLQALHFFVGFGALLSPLIADPFLSDTNCILANGTANASSNLPHIRKSLLPHHPGNLSRYDLPMKGMVVTRVSYAFWIMALINLPVPIAVFFLLYKERMVPCFNGSSHPLLSADELALETRPGDKDELSTAAQRPHTAAAGHEDLFSCCQSKNFRGVSFTYFAVHITGALVLFMTDGIVGEYSGFVYSYAVEEPLAVVHKVAGYLPSLFWGFITLGRLISIPVSYRMKPATMVFINVVGVLITFLLLLIFSSSVVFLFVGTASLGLFLSSAFPSMLAYTEDILQYKGCATTVLVTGAGIGEMVLQLLVGSIIHDRGSYSFLVCGMIFGCLAFTFYALLVFFHRMYPKPCPELDEASPEKAAVPEDTGQYQR, from the exons ATGTGGTGGGACGAGCGGGTGTCGGCGCGGTTCCGGAGGAACCTGCAGCCCACCCTCACCTACTGGAGCGTCTTCTTCAGCTTCGGCCTCTGCATCGCCTTCCTGGGGCCCACGCTGCTGGACCTGCGCTGCCAGACCCAGAGCTCGCTCTCGCAGATCACCTGGGTGTTCTTCTCGCAGCAGTTCTGCCTCCTGCTCGGCAGCTGCCTCGGAGGGGTCTTCAAAAGGAC gctggcccagtccctgctggccctgtTTGCCTCGTCCCTGGCCATCTCGCTGGTGTTTGCCATCATCCCCCTGTGCCACAACGTGGTGGTGCTGGCCGTGGTCATGGCCGTGGCCGGGCTGGCCATGGGCTGCATCGACACCATCTCCAACATGCAGCTGGTCAAGATCTACCAGAAGGACTCTGCCATCTTCCTGCAG gccctgcacTTCTTCGTGGGTTTCggggccctgctgagccccctgATCGCCGACCCCTTCCTGTCGGACACCAACTGCATCCTGGCCAACGGCACGGCCAACGCCTCCAGCAACCTCCCGCACATCCGCAAGTCCCTGCTGCCGCACCACCCCGGCAACCTGTCCCGCTATGACCTGCCCATGAAGGGCATGGTGGTGACACGCGTGTCCTACGCCTTCTGGATCATGGCCCTCATCAAC ctgccagtgCCCATCGCTGTGTTCTTCCTGCTCTACAAGGAGCGGATGGTGCCCTGCTTCAACGGCAGCAGCCACCCACTGCTGTCCGCTGATGAGCTGGCCCTGGAGACACGGCCTGGGGACAAGGACGAGCTCTCCACCGCTGCCCAGAGaccccacacagctgcag CAGGTCACGAGGAtttgttcagctgctgccaaagcaAGAACTTCCGAGGGGTTTCCTTCACCTATTTCGCCGTGCACATCACCGGGGCTCTGGTTCTCTTCATGACTGATGGGATTGTG GGAGAGTACTCGGGCTTCGTGTACAGCTACGCCGTGGAGGAGCCGCTGGCCGTGGTGCACAAGGTGGCTGGGTACCTGCCCAGCCTCTTCTGGGGCTTCATCACCCTGGGCAGGCTCATCTCCATCCCCGTGTCCTACAGGATGAAGCCAGCCACCATGGTCTTCATCAACGTG GTCGGGGTCCTCatcaccttcctgctgctcctgatcTTCTCCTCCAGCGTGGTTTTCCTGTTTGTGGGCACAGCATCGCTGGGGCTGTTCCTCAGCAGCGCCTTCCCCAGCATGCTGGCCTACACCGAGGACATCCTGCAGTACAAAG GTTGTGCCACCACCGTGCTGGTGACTGGAGCTGGCATTGGAGAgatggtgctgcagctgctggtgggctCG ATTATCCATGATCGGGGCAGCTACAGTTTCCTGGTCTGCGGGATGATCTTTGGTTGCTTGGCCTTCACCTTCTACGCCCTGCTGGTGTTTTTCCACAGGATGTaccccaagccctgcccag AGCTGGACGAGGCCTCCCCGGAGAAAGCGGCAGTGCCCGAGGACACGGGGCAGTACCAGCGCTGA
- the MFSD4A gene encoding major facilitator superfamily domain-containing protein 4A isoform X2, with the protein MWWDERVSARFRRNLQPTLTYWSVFFSFGLCIAFLGPTLLDLRCQTQSSLSQITWVFFSQQFCLLLGSCLGGVFKRTLAQSLLALFASSLAISLVFAIIPLCHNVVVLAVVMAVAGLAMGCIDTISNMQLVKIYQKDSAIFLQALHFFVGFGALLSPLIADPFLSDTNCILANGTANASSNLPHIRKSLLPHHPGNLSRYDLPMKGMVVTRVSYAFWIMALINLPVPIAVFFLLYKERMVPCFNGSSHPLLSADELALETRPGDKDELSTAAQRPHTAAGHEDLFSCCQSKNFRGVSFTYFAVHITGALVLFMTDGIVGEYSGFVYSYAVEEPLAVVHKVAGYLPSLFWGFITLGRLISIPVSYRMKPATMVFINVVGVLITFLLLLIFSSSVVFLFVGTASLGLFLSSAFPSMLAYTEDILQYKGCATTVLVTGAGIGEMVLQLLVGSIIHDRGSYSFLVCGMIFGCLAFTFYALLVFFHRMYPKPCPELDEASPEKAAVPEDTGQYQR; encoded by the exons ATGTGGTGGGACGAGCGGGTGTCGGCGCGGTTCCGGAGGAACCTGCAGCCCACCCTCACCTACTGGAGCGTCTTCTTCAGCTTCGGCCTCTGCATCGCCTTCCTGGGGCCCACGCTGCTGGACCTGCGCTGCCAGACCCAGAGCTCGCTCTCGCAGATCACCTGGGTGTTCTTCTCGCAGCAGTTCTGCCTCCTGCTCGGCAGCTGCCTCGGAGGGGTCTTCAAAAGGAC gctggcccagtccctgctggccctgtTTGCCTCGTCCCTGGCCATCTCGCTGGTGTTTGCCATCATCCCCCTGTGCCACAACGTGGTGGTGCTGGCCGTGGTCATGGCCGTGGCCGGGCTGGCCATGGGCTGCATCGACACCATCTCCAACATGCAGCTGGTCAAGATCTACCAGAAGGACTCTGCCATCTTCCTGCAG gccctgcacTTCTTCGTGGGTTTCggggccctgctgagccccctgATCGCCGACCCCTTCCTGTCGGACACCAACTGCATCCTGGCCAACGGCACGGCCAACGCCTCCAGCAACCTCCCGCACATCCGCAAGTCCCTGCTGCCGCACCACCCCGGCAACCTGTCCCGCTATGACCTGCCCATGAAGGGCATGGTGGTGACACGCGTGTCCTACGCCTTCTGGATCATGGCCCTCATCAAC ctgccagtgCCCATCGCTGTGTTCTTCCTGCTCTACAAGGAGCGGATGGTGCCCTGCTTCAACGGCAGCAGCCACCCACTGCTGTCCGCTGATGAGCTGGCCCTGGAGACACGGCCTGGGGACAAGGACGAGCTCTCCACCGCTGCCCAGAGaccccacacagctgcag GTCACGAGGAtttgttcagctgctgccaaagcaAGAACTTCCGAGGGGTTTCCTTCACCTATTTCGCCGTGCACATCACCGGGGCTCTGGTTCTCTTCATGACTGATGGGATTGTG GGAGAGTACTCGGGCTTCGTGTACAGCTACGCCGTGGAGGAGCCGCTGGCCGTGGTGCACAAGGTGGCTGGGTACCTGCCCAGCCTCTTCTGGGGCTTCATCACCCTGGGCAGGCTCATCTCCATCCCCGTGTCCTACAGGATGAAGCCAGCCACCATGGTCTTCATCAACGTG GTCGGGGTCCTCatcaccttcctgctgctcctgatcTTCTCCTCCAGCGTGGTTTTCCTGTTTGTGGGCACAGCATCGCTGGGGCTGTTCCTCAGCAGCGCCTTCCCCAGCATGCTGGCCTACACCGAGGACATCCTGCAGTACAAAG GTTGTGCCACCACCGTGCTGGTGACTGGAGCTGGCATTGGAGAgatggtgctgcagctgctggtgggctCG ATTATCCATGATCGGGGCAGCTACAGTTTCCTGGTCTGCGGGATGATCTTTGGTTGCTTGGCCTTCACCTTCTACGCCCTGCTGGTGTTTTTCCACAGGATGTaccccaagccctgcccag AGCTGGACGAGGCCTCCCCGGAGAAAGCGGCAGTGCCCGAGGACACGGGGCAGTACCAGCGCTGA